Proteins encoded by one window of Cupriavidus sp. EM10:
- a CDS encoding DUF4391 domain-containing protein, producing the protein MSQGATTQQEPALIAYPKQATFGRVLPKNKIYERSGANTRLKDLFVEQVEQIVWQHKLAPETINLPARPGVPEIQIFRIQLKTPELHRDVLRCIDGAVQFPIVFELHRGQGDLGQTQVVAAYKRPSEVDGSRWVLSDYFATNWLPAAGLRTPMPLALDMAHLYTALLQHMIPLPARPQESMADWVARVELAAAKRREVEKTQDKLAKEKQFNRKVEINANLRQLKIELEQLSR; encoded by the coding sequence ATGAGTCAGGGCGCGACCACACAACAAGAGCCCGCGCTGATCGCTTATCCCAAGCAGGCAACCTTTGGGCGAGTTCTGCCCAAGAACAAGATCTACGAGCGCAGTGGGGCCAATACACGACTGAAAGACTTGTTTGTCGAGCAGGTGGAGCAGATAGTTTGGCAGCACAAGCTCGCACCGGAGACCATCAACCTGCCTGCACGGCCCGGCGTACCGGAGATTCAGATCTTCAGGATCCAGCTGAAAACGCCTGAGCTGCACAGGGATGTTCTGCGCTGCATCGACGGTGCTGTGCAGTTCCCCATTGTCTTCGAGCTGCACCGAGGCCAGGGCGATCTTGGGCAAACACAGGTGGTCGCGGCTTACAAGCGTCCAAGCGAAGTAGATGGCAGCCGCTGGGTGCTATCGGACTACTTCGCCACCAACTGGCTGCCGGCTGCGGGTCTCCGCACCCCGATGCCGCTGGCACTCGACATGGCTCATCTCTATACGGCCTTGCTACAACACATGATCCCGTTGCCGGCACGTCCTCAGGAATCGATGGCAGATTGGGTGGCCCGTGTTGAGCTGGCAGCTGCCAAGCGCCGCGAGGTAGAGAAGACTCAAGACAAGCTGGCCAAGGAAAAGCAGTTCAACCGCAAGGTGGAGATCAATGCGAACTTGCGGCAACTGAAAATCGAAC